Below is a window of Humulus lupulus chromosome 9, drHumLupu1.1, whole genome shotgun sequence DNA.
tgacctacatccacttgactCTTTTACTTAATAGTTACTCAaacttaagataaaaaaaatatgactTAACTAAGTTTCTCAAGCTTAAAAGAGAATACAAAACATTGGTGGCAGCAAGGAGAGACACCTTGGGAGAAGAGGTCACAACTAAGGTGTTAGGAGAAAACTACTAGAGCTTAGACGTAGGGATGATGGGCACAACCTCGCAAAATTACTTCAACAAGCTAGTGGAGAATCGAGGATGCTGGCATAGTATGACATGTTTGAAAAACATGCAAAgttaaacttgaaaataaatcgAGGGGGAAAATGAAGGAAACTAACTAGCTTGGCAAGCTTCAACAAGGTGGATCAAAGGCTCCTGGTCCCATATGAGCTAGGCTGAGGGTGACATTAGTGTGTCCTGACAAGATTAAGATCAAAGTCATTCAAAGTTTGTTTTGGGGGCCACCTCGCCTATGCCTATTGAGTAGATCCTTTAGTCATTAGCTTTAGCTAGGCATCCTAATTTGATTAGGGTAGCTACTTCAGTATTTTTCGAGGTTGTATGCTTTAATTTTTGCGACCTTACATCATGGTAGGTAAAAGAGTCGTCATTTTGTTTTTGAGTGAAATTATGGTTCTGACATCCCTTTGCAAAATCATTTTAGGCATCCTTAAATGGAGACGATCATTGGGGAGTGTCAACTTCCTACTCTTGGCGTTTAGACTACTCTATTGAATGATGAGGGAGGAGCACATCACTATTAGCGGTGACCCTTCGCCAACTTCGCTAGACAGTTAGAGGAAGAAAGTCAAATGTCCTGCGGACGAGGAAAATGAAGACTGAATATTTGGCCATTATAGATCTTAATGAGGAATGCACGTCAACTGGCGACCTCGTCTCTACTTCGGTGACAAACACTTTTGGGATCTCCACCTCGGACATGATAGGTCTCATCACATAGTGCATGATTAAGCGCCACGACACTTATGACCACCTAGAGCTCAGACTTCTTAGTCCTGATGAGTGACTTGATCACCCTTTAGAGGGGTGGCAAGCTTAGAGCATGAGGTATTTTAACGCAGGGACCACCTTTCCCCTTGAAAATTATTTACTTGCCATTGCTAATTACCTTAGGGTATCTTCTCAGTTTGATTGGAATTTCTTGTATAGGATCTCAACAGAATGATGGTGGCTAGTTTATAGTTGGGGGACCGTCGGAATGACGAATGTTTGTGAACTAGATATCGTCCTCTTGAGTTcgactctcaatgaaaacaccaaaatgttgactaattttttcatcaaaatacttaaagaATTACATGTAGGAATTTGTAGGAGTGGACTTAAGTATTGGATGAATGATAATTGCTAAAAAGAGCAAAAAATGAAAAgagagtttatagtggtttggcccgaAAAAGTGACCTTCGTCCATTGAGTCTTTTTTATTGATGTATAACCTTGAAAGCTTTGATTACATTTACATTTGAGAGCTATTAAGAATAAAGCTTCTAGGTGTTTAGCACTTAGGGAAGCCTTtgtacatgtaacgccctggatagccaagaccgctacactgtgtatttataaaggtgcaggactttctaatcaagtcatttagttaaaaacgtgtcactgaaaccattaatgtgctagggttagaagattttggtctcaaaagatacatttaatataactaaacattttacacatgggattcCAAAAGGAACTgcgttcaaaagtcagtttacaaaatttccagagtacaagcAACCACTatccactctaagggaaaaatagacgtttatggttctcctgttcctatcTCCCCCTCAATCGTTGCAGCTGGGCAGCTGATCATaaacattctgctctcagagctcgcCGAATCAGGGCTTATCAAGcttgccctttcctttacctgcaccacgaagcacccgtgagccatggctcagcaagaaaacataacattatataactaacaatgataacaattgaataaccctttagcatgatcatacacttaacataccacattaatcacatagcacgtagataCAACCAAATATTCAACcaatcaacactcagctattcagcattACAAATCCACTAGTCAATGATAACaaccaaatcacatgataatcagggtcgacaccttaggtcgcaccctctgcttaccccactaactccagcctgcttaaatcgagctcagtgcataacaagctatcctcaactaccagtggccgagccgcgccctgtgcgctaatgtaaactctggcactcttaggccatttgtttattatttgcagggcataataccatcctctataaaagCATACaagacagggaacccttagtccctgtaacgaccccaaattcgctattaaggcttaagggcctggagtagtgtgcctggagggcatattgggactctgtgtgtgacttttatgagtttaatgcatgattatgatttaatgcacgttatatgactatttgattatttgtgatgcgtgactatgtgaattagtatgcatgtagacctgattgtcttaaaaagagcataatagtaatctggccattttgggcatgttttgtgttgatatcggtgatccatgactcgagacgatcctagagtgagcgggttagtggaaaagtcaaagcgggaatctatacccggcttgggttaagcctggggagttttaatgagaatttggaaatatattgaggttaatcttgatgatgaggaatgtatatttgatgattaatcaggtattgggtagcgagcgggaattattaggaacacttgaggaattagtggaatttgggtaatatgactaaaatgcccctttatgggcataaatgtttagaattattaagggagggaattttggtcattaggcttgtaagagataaattaaagaagggctttatacttagtggattttgtagaaaagggttataggctgaaaagaaagaaagaagaagagaaaagaaaagagagaaaagctgaaggggtTTTTGCTCCAaaagaacggtttgtggctctcccaaccaatttccttcatttttcttggagtcaagctcagtggagagctagggtaggctgagcatcaaggatcctaagctaggattgaagattggcaaggggttagcaagatcacatcagaaattgaggtaagttcttggggattttctgttttagggcttgactggtttggattgtgtttttgagctaaatggatggggtttttggggaaaacaggtcaaggttgtgaaggtgcaagccaaggaggtctagggtttgattcaaggtcgaaattcaacccacggtatgatttctaagaccctatccttgttgtttgagtggatttctggtttttgggttcattgtgttagattttgagttttgggttgcttgagcttgggattgagttcatgggatgcttgggatgagtgtgaggtgtggttatgtgtgtttttgggtttggaaaaggtttgggcaagattggagttgaaaagggagaagaaaatcgcaaaatgcgattttgggtttggtctggctgcaactagcgctacagcgctagtcagggggcgctgtagcgctagcccctgttctggtggggtggttcttcttgtagcgctacagcgccctcttttgagcgctgtagcactgcactgttcacagaggggatttttgagcttttgtgaagggattttgacctagggttcggggctcgattccgccactttgttttggggatctaggacttcccgggggctcgggattagtcccgaggctaggttctggacttgaggattggtgatgactttgacttgtggattttgcttaggtaagcgctagggctcgggtaggatcgtgctcaaggagtcaggtgatcaagactaccgaatctaaaggtaagaaaaccgtaacacccgagaatagggcatgggcccactgtgtgattgcagggcacgaccctagattgtattgtgtgcaaatgtgtaatcttagatgaactattgtatgtttgaatagttatttctgaatgtattatatgtgtgattataatggaatgaacggctaaggccgagagcggcgtaggccgggtaaggcagtggggccggaagtaacgctcagcacatgggatgctatagccagggtgggacccaagggatacatgagttatcctatggtgaggaccgagaccctcaagctttggtaaggcctctggggcggcatggccgtgcttgtttaatttgatggttttcctatttatcaatgaattatgccagctatattaattgcatatgttatgtactatttgggttttcttgctgggcttcggctcacgggtgctccgtgtggcaggtaaaagcaaggagtcagtcaaccggccatgagtatggagagcgtggggggcggcgcgtacatgttcggcctgcccgactgctttggttgggggcattttgtaaatggctgtattaatccattcttttgatagttaacctggtgtaaatctatttttgagttgtaaatattttgtaaaccttattttgggatgccagatgttttatacttacgttttcaatgaagttaaacattttaaaagagtacagccttaaattctgatttatccacacttttggttttagaaaccacttagagtcagtcaaaagcacgatttctattttaaactcacttagtaacggctctaaggtagtagggcgttacagtcccattataaaccgggtgcagttttcttacctttagtttccaagtgtactggttacgcgagatgcctcttgagcacgatccgtttcccgagcccctagcttatacctagtcataaccaagataagggataccattaataattgtaaaagagCTTCaagataaggttctagtctccggaacatcaaactccaccaaacacggtagtagattcgatcccgagcaccctaggttaaattcccaagcttaaaatccccaaaacccctaatttccttaagggtcgcggcacaagcttcccatgccgtggcatggccccaaacagaggccCATCCACGCCcagaaccagacacgggccgcggccctacatagaCCATGTCGCAGTCTACCCTCCATCTGCAACATTCATCAGCTcagagggccgcgacgctccaagaactatgccgcggtccaacccctttgaacccagaaaaaccaccattttttactctcaaaccttactcaaaaccatccaaaactatcccaattcctcAACTCAATTATCATAAAACTTCTAACacaattccagcaacacaacccagcaaagacttagcctagaaactcaccaaaatcccacttcaatctcttaAACTCAAAAGCTTATAAACGCATTAAAATGAGTCataaaaactcaaaattcaaacactaaatcatgAACTGGAGCTTAGCTTCTCTGATGAACCTACTCTCTAaaagatttctgagctaactctcaagttccaagcttcaatttagtccttcaatgtcaaaatccataaacacctcaaaacccagccataaacacaaaatttaatcaccatgcataaagcttatgacttaccttaattcttgattgaatcctCAGCTAAACACTAGATTAATCCTCCAAAACTTTAGCTCcatccactgaattcccagctgaattccttatGTTCTAGTGGTTTCCCTTCacagagaaagggagagagagggaaggtcGGTTCCTTATGTTTCTACCAATTTCTGTGTTTTAcatagtctatccttaggtattTAAGTCAATtctgaggctcggggtgccggaaacgttcCCGAGggaaaatgtaatgacccaaaattcgctaatgaggcttaagggccttgattagtgtgtcgggagggcataattgggttaaatatggtttgcatgaatatattgatttaaatgcataattatatgattaaaaatGCTTTGTGTGCAGAGTAGTAGAGCATCTctggaaagactgcccaacggtgaagaaaggtaaagtagggaaggtggatagcttgactccagctagAGTATTCACCCTGACTCAGgcaaaggctgaggctagtccctcggtagtgacaggtcagctttctagcgctgacacttctttttctgtattgattgattctggtgctacacattcctttgtttctagtaaggtgattgatagactgtgtagacctagtgagtatcggactgcagggtttgggactttattgcctacaggggaactggtagcttctaggagatggattagggcactgccagtgatggttgatagtagggaactttcagtggatctgattgagttagatatggaggattttgatatgattttggggatggactggttagtcagatatggggctaccattgactgcaggaagaagatggttaattttgagcctgagggtgaggacccttttgtttttgtgggtgcggtgttctcaaagattaatcttcgatctggttatcaccagctgaggatcaaagataaggatataccgaagacgacctttcaGACATgatatgggcattacgagttcttggtcatgtcctttggtttgaccaatgccccaacagcctttatggatctgatgaacagggtgttcaaggacttcttggatcagttcgttattgtcttcatcgacgacattttggtttactccagttcagaggcagagtatgagcagcatcttcgacaggttctacagaggttgagggagcatcagttgtatgccaagtttaagaagtgtgagttttggttgccagaggtgacttttcttgggcatatagttggtgcagaagggattaaggtggatccgtccaaggtagaagcagtaagagattgacTGAGACCAAGGAACatctcagaggtgcggagtttccttgggttggaaggttattatagacggttcgtagaagggttctcaaagatttcgtcaccgatgacagagttgacaagaaagaattagaagttgtttggtcagagaaatgtgagaacagttttcaagagttgaagcgacggcttatttctgcacctgtgctgagtcttctttcagaggaaggaaagtttgtagtctattgtgatgcatcgaggatgggtttaggctatgtgttgatgcagaatgggaaagttatagcctatgcatctcggctGTTCAAagagtatgagcaacggtatccgactcatgatttggaactagcaacagtggtattcacactgaaggtgtggcgtcattatttgtatggggagaagtgcgaaatatacactgaccataagagtttgaagtatttctttactcaaaaggatctgaacatgaggcagggacgttggttggagctggttaaggattatgattgtgatatcctttaccaccctgggaaagccaatgtggtggcaggtgcgttgagccggaggggcccaggacagttgtatagttccacccagatctcgagagaattaccTGATGAGATGGctagggcaaagatagaactggtggtaggccagttagctaatattaccttgcaatcgaccctgttagagcgggtcaaggagggtcagttagtggaaGCGCAGTTATAGGAGGTTAAacagcatgtcttagcggggacagctaaggattattccatttatgagacaggtttgctccgatatcagggacggatttgtgttccggcagatgagggggtcagacgagagatactggatgagtctcacactacgccatactcgcttgatccgggtaccacaaagatgtatcaggatctgcggacattatattggtggcccgggatgaagaaggatgtggtagagtatgtggctagatgtttgacgtgtcagcaggtaaaggctgtgcatcaacgaccagcgagattgcttcagcctttgggtatcccatagtggaagtgggaggacatcacgatggattttgtaggagaATTACCCAGAATagtgggacttcatgactcggtgtgggtgatagtggacagatacaccaagtcagctcattttctaccagtgaggtcgacctatacagtggaacagtatgcaaagttgtatgtgagggagataattcgtctccatggggttctaaagtttattgtatctgatcgagaccctatctttacctccaaattttggggagctctgcagagagccatggggactcagctgaagtttagcacattttggagaggacaattcaggtgttagaggacatgcttagggcatgtgtgattggtttcaaggggtcttggagtaagtacttaccattgattgaattctcgtataacaatagctatcagtccATGAGTggggtggccccttatgagatgttatatggaaggaagtgcagatcacccattcactgggatgagatgggtgggagaaggtatttggggccagacatggttcagaagaccaatgaggctattgaaaagattcgaactagaatgcttgcttcacagagtaggcagaaaagctacgctaatcttaagcgtagggacgtggagttccaggttggggaccacgtgtttctacgagtttcaccattgcgaggggtgagaatatttggagtaaagggcaagttaagccctcggtttgttgggcctttcgagattttggaaaggattggacaggtggcttataggttggccttgccaccatcgctgtcaggaattcatgatgtgttccatgtctccatgttgcagaatatgaatgttataagtgattgattgcatccttgattctgaatatatgctgaatgattaatgtggattatttgatgaggattcatgcttagtgaatttactacctattattattgtttgtgttgctcttcatgttttcttgttgggccttggctcacgggtgctacatggtgcaggtaaaggcaagggcaaacttgatcagccttgatttggagagctctgcgagcggaatgtacatggccagtttCTCAGCCGCcccggttgaggtttaggcagggacgcgagacccagaaattgttcattttgccttagtatggctaacagttGTTTGTATTTTGGGGAGTCTGTAAtctaacttttaaactctgtttcttttgggatcccatgtgtataactgcttaattatataaaatgaaacttttgagaccaaaacctatttaaccctagctcatacatgtttagtgacacgtttctaaattaaggacttgattagcaagtcttgcacctttataagtacacagcgTAGtgttcttggctatccagggcgttacagcaaaatggtaaaatttcccaatattctcacctaggcttcctaacctcaaatatatctccaattatttatttccataacccgataacctaaataaccatccaatacttgaaataccccttgacttgccccaagtcaagtattaagccccattgtgactttcccgctaactagctccttaggatcgcctcaaatcgcatgctgcagatttacccacataataatgtggttctcacaattataacatataatcacatttgcattcatataaccatacaagcatgcttatcataaaatcatgcatcaaacttaataaattcacacataaaccaattatgccctcccagcacactaatcaaagcccttaagccatattagtaattttgggttgttacagtacATTTGGCTCTGTGTAGTATCAAGTCTCACTCCCTAAAAATGAATTACATTTGTGTATTTCTTGTTGTATTAGCAAGCTTTTGTAATGTGTTAGGTTCTGTTATAACAAACTTCCAACAATTCTGTTTCAGTGTATTTGTTCTTAGAGCTTCCTTAAGCTTGTATGGTAGTATATAAATACTTATTAAAAAAACTTTAAGGATCAGTTGTTGCTTGAGCTTATTTTTCTCAGTTTTATTAGTTCATTTTATCACTTTATTAACTGGTATCACGAGTTcaggttcttttttttttctcatcaaTGACGTCTTCTTCCACTGAAGATCCTCACGCATCAGCCTCCACTTCTACTGTTGCTTCGACTTCTCAAGCTGCTGCGGTTATTCCGGCGAACCTTGCACCCCTCAATCTTCGTCTCAATCGCACCAGTTACTCTTTCTGGCGTTCTCAGATGCTTCCATCCCTTCGTGCACATCAGCTTGAAGGTTTTCTTACTGGAGATCGTCCTCCACCTGCTGCCACCATCACTGATCCTCCTCTTGCTTGCCGCTCGATTCTGAATCCTGCCTTTCAAGAATGGATGCGATTGGACCAATTTCTCATAAGTTGGCTATTCAATTCGATTTCAGAGGAAATGATGGGTCACGTTGTGCGATGTGTCTCTTCAGCTGAGATCTAGCGTGTTCTTCACCAGATCTTCTCCACCAAGTCTAAGGCTCGGGTTCTACAGCTTCGTACAACTCTTCAGTCCACAAGAAAAGGTTCAACCCATGTTGATGAGTACATTCTCAAAATGCATTGTCTCGGTGATTCCTTAATAGCTGATGGTCAACAAATATCAGAAGATGAGCTCATTCTCTACATACTGGGAGGCCTCGACTCTGAATATGAAGCCGTGATCATCAACCTTACCTCTTGTGACTCCATCACGTTGTCTGAAGTTCAGTTTCTTCTTTAGAATCAAGAAATGCGTTTAGAGCAACTTCACTCCGTTTCTGGCATTGATCTACACAATTCGTCAGCTAACTTCGCCTCCACCACTAAGAAGCAGCCCTCTAGCAACAATTCCTTTGTTCCTCCAACCAATCGCGGTCGTGGTTCGAGTCATCGAGGTCATGTACATCGAAATGCCACCTCCCGTCCAATCTGCCAAGTGTGTGGCCGACTAGGTCATACGGCACTCAAATGCTATCATCGGTTTGATCTCAGCTATCAAGGTGAAGAGAACTCCAGTGCCTACAATCCCACTGCTGCTACTCCAACCTCAAGCACTCATGCTCTCTAGGTTTCCTCTTCAAGTTTTCAGCATAATAATGATTTTCTTACTTGTTCTAATTCAGTACTTGATAATACTCATTAATGTAATAAATCCATTGTTTTTACTGCCCCATGTACTTCGTCCTCTCACATTGCTGCCttatggcataatagacttggaCATCCCTCTACCATTGTATTGAATAAAGTTCTGACTAATGAAAATACTTCTTGTTCTAAGTCAAAATTTTCATTTTGTGATGCCTGTCAATATGGTAAAAACCATCAAATGCATTTTGCTCCTACCTCTGTTAAAACTACTCAACACTTTCAAATGGTTCACTCTGATTTGTAGGGACCTTCCCCTCATTTATCTCCTGAAGGATTAGATTCTATATCCTTTTTGTTGATGATTTTACTCGTTTTAGTTGGATTTTTCCTTTAAGGGCCAAGTCTGAAGCTTACTGTGTTTTTAGTGTGTTCAAAACATTAGttgaaaaataatttgaattaccATTAAAAGGTTTGCAAACTGATTGGGTTGTGAGTATAGAAAACTTTTACCATTGCTTCAAAAATTGgttaccaattttttttaaagtacGATATAGTTTTTGATATATGGTTAAATTCATTATTGTTTATATTGTCAACTTGAGTGAGACAGCTGCAATGTAAATTGTAATGCTCGAGTGTTGGGTAGAATAGTTACTATGTATGAATAATCATTTAACtttattacatttaaaaaaaaaactaaatgacTTTTCAGTCGGTTCAAACTTGTGTTATTGTGCCTCATGTGACGAGTGTAAtgtaaaaatatatgtatatatatatagctacaTTACTTCTAACTTAAATGAATCTTGCATAGATTGAACTGGGCActaaataaaagtacaataaCATTTAATATTTGTATGAAATATACATTTTGGCTCATGATCAACTTTGTATGAAAAAGTATATGTGGCAAAAAAAAACGATGAAAATGGTTGATTAATGGGAAGTCAGCTGGGCCTATAAgccaaaagtaaagaaaaaaaattaattatgggCCTGGTTTCCTTTACGGCTGGGCCCAGAATTAGGCGGCCCGCGGCGTTTAACCAGATTCCGCCGCAATGAGGTCACGGCCTGACGAAACGCCCGTGACGGCGGAGCTGTCTTAGTGGCTTGTTGAAGAATTTGCGCCTGCGAGTTCATTATGGCAGTCATTCTGGCAGCACACAACATCGTAAGGAGTGGTAATAGTAAGAGAAATGCTATTGCGATGGCAAAGAAGATAGACCTGTTTTGATTGAACCTCCTCATTGATATTATAGAATTATGGTAGaccttatatatatgtataagatTCCATTGCAAAGCTTTGGTTAGACTTAATTGACAAAGTGTGTATATATTTAAGAAAGAGAAATGATAGGAAATTGTCCAAAATAAAATCATCAAGAAGTTAATGTCTTCATTTTTTAAATTGTAGATAAATGatcattttacattgttgattacctaaattacaattttttataatttatttatttatttaggactgtatgaatttaatatagtggtatatgtatattaattttgtttaattagtttttattttaaagttatattgattttttaagttttttataggttgttggtatattattttccaattggTGTATATGtcttttgtggtatggtatatatatatattttgtgatatttaatttctattttattatacatagtagtagtatataattttgtatcatggtctatacattttaatggtagtatataattttgttagcatagtatatacatttttgagtaataattttgtaagttttgatggtatattatttttcaactcagtatatatattttgtagtatggtatatcattcaacaacccataaaaaacgaaaaaaaaaatcaaaataactttaaaataaaaactaattaaacaaaactaatatacatataccataatattaaaatatttagaataaaatagtaatttgttaaagggtatatttggtaatatgtgatattaaatagatgattaggctattttactacaaaattaaaaacatggacatttacttactttcacacaacatTAATAATCATTTTGCACCATGCCCCTTTAAGAAATTACAGTAAATGAATCAAAATAGGAGTATTTCAAGCCCAATGTCCCTGTTTTCAAAATGGTAGAAAAATGAACCTAAATTACCCCTATTGTATCACTTTCAGCTCACTTGTCGATACCACCATCTGAAAAAAACTgctcataaaaaataaaaaataatgagaaggagaagaagaagctCATTGTATCATTATGTGGTCGCCAGCGATTGGATTTTAACCTATTTTCCTCCATTTTTTCGGCAAAAAAGAAGGTTTGGTTAACTTTTACTTGTTTCATATCACCATCTCCATCTTTATAgcatttttcattttctttttactttttTGATACATGTTGATTGCCTTTTTCGCTGTCAACTAAATCTGagagtataaaaaaaataatataaaagaacacaagggttttacGTAGTTCAGGCTATAAAAAAGCCCTAGTCAACAACTCACTAGTATTTaatgagcttgaagcttgttttatcaagcttcaatggtggttctcaggcaTCGTATATATTGCATTGAGTTATAGAGTTTTGTCTCTCTAAATATCTGAACTGTTTACAAGGAGAcaccccagccctatttatagaggttaggGTCATTAATATTAATCATCTACCATTAATACAAATTCCCCCATCCTGGGGCATTAATATCaaattaatacaaaaaatgtTGCACTAAATAAAGACTATGGGCTAGGCAGATT
It encodes the following:
- the LOC133799928 gene encoding uncharacterized protein LOC133799928; amino-acid sequence: MTSSSTEDPHASASTSTVASTSQAAAVIPANLAPLNLRLNRTSYSFWRSQMLPSLRAHQLEGFLTGDRPPPAATITDPPLACRSILNPAFQEWMRLDQFLISWLFNSISEEMMGHIFSTKSKARVLQLRTTLQSTRKGSTHVDEYILKMHCLGDSLIADGQQISEDELILYILGGLDSEYEAVIINLTSCDSITLSEVQFLL